From Cellulosimicrobium sp. ES-005, one genomic window encodes:
- a CDS encoding sigma-70 family RNA polymerase sigma factor — protein MARWEEVLDEIVRTRRRALVGYAYLLTGDVTEAEDLVQDALFRTFRRGRGATDFALAESYVRRAVLSGFLDGTRRRRRWDGVRHLLAPPVPTDRVEPVVQARVDVVEALGALAPRERACVVLRYFSDLTVRDVAERLALSEGAVKRYLSDANAKLAARLGPLRVADDDLPVTAPVRGSAPSAPGGAR, from the coding sequence ATGGCGCGGTGGGAAGAGGTGCTGGACGAGATCGTCCGCACACGGCGTCGTGCCCTCGTGGGCTACGCCTATCTCCTGACGGGAGACGTCACGGAGGCGGAGGACCTCGTGCAGGACGCCCTGTTCCGGACGTTCCGGCGGGGCCGCGGGGCGACCGACTTCGCGCTCGCCGAGAGCTACGTGCGACGCGCGGTCCTCAGCGGGTTCCTCGACGGCACCCGACGGCGGCGCCGCTGGGACGGCGTGCGCCACCTGCTCGCCCCGCCCGTCCCCACCGACCGCGTCGAGCCCGTCGTCCAGGCGCGTGTCGACGTCGTCGAGGCGCTCGGCGCGCTCGCGCCCCGTGAGCGCGCGTGCGTCGTCCTGCGCTACTTCTCCGACCTCACCGTCCGGGACGTCGCCGAACGGCTCGCGCTGAGCGAGGGCGCCGTCAAGCGGTACCTGAGCGACGCGAACGCGAAGCTCGCGGCGCGGCTCGGCCCGCTGCGCGTCGCCGACGACGACCTGCCCGTCACGGCTCCCGTCCGCGGGAGCGCCCCGTCCGCCCCTGGAGGTGCGCGATGA